In a genomic window of Scyliorhinus torazame isolate Kashiwa2021f chromosome 5, sScyTor2.1, whole genome shotgun sequence:
- the LOC140422247 gene encoding uncharacterized protein: MESHKNTCTMGKPWKCGECGKRFISPSKLEIHRRSHTGERPFTCAVCGKGFTNSSHLLTHRRVHTSDRPFNCSECEARFSRSSHLLRHQRTHTEDRPFNCTECGKGFKHSSTLQKHQRVHTGERPFICSECGKEFAQLSNLLTHQRVHTGERQFSCSHCTKSFRWSSNLLEHQRVHTGERPFTCTECGKGFIQLTKLQMHQRIHTGERPFTCSECGTGFRDSSALVRHQRIHSGERPFSCSVCDKRFSHLSSLLRHQRVHTGERPFSCSECGKGFRDSSNLRIHQRIHTGQRLFTCFKCGKGFARSSHLLRHRC; encoded by the coding sequence ATGGAGAGCCACAAGAACACCTGCACCAtggggaaaccatggaaatgtggggaatgtgggaagagattcatatCACCAtcaaagctggaaattcatcgacgcagtcacactggggagaggccattcacctgtgctgtgtgtgggaagggattcacaaattCATCCCACCTTCtgacacaccggcgagttcacacgagTGACAGACCATTCAACTGCTCTGAGTGTGAGGCGAGATTCagtcggtcatcccacctgctgagacaccagcgcactcacaccgaGGATAGGCCGTTcaactgcactgagtgtgggaagggattcaaacattcatccaccctgcagaagcatcagcgagttcatactggggagcgtccgttcatctgctctgagtgtgggaaggaattcgctcagttatccaacctgctgacgcaccagcgagttcacactggggagagacaattcagctgctctcattgcacaaagagtTTTAGATGGTCATCCAACCTGCtggaacaccagcgagttcacaccggagagaggccattcacctgcactgagtgtgggaagggatttattcagcTGACCAAACTGCAAATGcatcaacgaattcacactggggagaggccattcacctgttctgaatgTGGGACGGGATTTAGAGATTCTTCCGCGTtggtgagacaccagcgaattcacagtggggagaggccgttctcctgctcAGTGTGTGACAAGAGATTCAGTCATTTATCCAGCCtcttgagacaccagcgagttcatactggggagaggccgttctcctgctctgaatgtgggaagggattcagggattcatccaacctgcggatacaccagcgaattcacaccgggcagAGATTGTTCACCTGTTTTAAGTGTGGTAAGGGATttgctcggtcatcccacctgctgagacatcgGTGTTAA